In a single window of the Gemmatimonas sp. genome:
- a CDS encoding PHP domain-containing protein — translation MTGTPGTSGPETISGRGESAQFVDLQVHSTASDGALSPAKVVEAARDAKLYAIALTDHDTVDGLPEAIVAGAEFGVRIIAGVELSSHFDDDELHLLGLHLSNQDAMRSALLELQAGRVERAVKIVEVLNKHSIPVTMDSVLAEADKGAVGRPHIARAMVAGGWVRDFRDAFDRWIGFGRPAYMAKDRFDVADAIALVHEAGGLSVWAHPGDSATPTRIQRLADMGLDAVEVLHPSHPPSLSQRLFDNTEKAGLLPSGGSDWHGTHDGPRRLGGQLVPKIWLSWQESRVAERAAERATGPTATGTI, via the coding sequence GTGACCGGCACGCCGGGCACATCGGGCCCGGAGACGATTTCGGGACGCGGCGAGTCCGCGCAGTTCGTCGATCTGCAAGTACACTCCACCGCCTCGGACGGAGCGCTGTCGCCGGCGAAGGTCGTCGAAGCGGCGCGCGATGCGAAGCTCTACGCCATCGCCCTCACCGATCATGACACCGTCGACGGGCTGCCGGAGGCGATCGTGGCCGGCGCTGAGTTCGGCGTGCGGATCATCGCCGGTGTCGAACTCAGTTCGCATTTCGACGATGATGAGTTGCACCTGCTCGGCCTTCATCTCTCCAATCAGGACGCCATGCGGTCGGCGCTGCTTGAGTTGCAGGCCGGTCGGGTCGAGCGCGCGGTCAAGATCGTCGAGGTCCTGAATAAGCATAGCATTCCGGTCACGATGGACTCGGTGCTCGCCGAAGCCGACAAGGGAGCGGTCGGTCGTCCGCATATCGCGCGCGCCATGGTCGCCGGCGGATGGGTGCGCGACTTCCGCGACGCGTTCGATCGCTGGATCGGCTTCGGTCGTCCTGCCTACATGGCCAAAGATCGCTTCGATGTCGCCGACGCGATCGCACTGGTGCATGAAGCGGGCGGCCTCTCGGTGTGGGCACATCCCGGAGACTCAGCAACGCCGACGCGTATTCAGCGACTCGCCGATATGGGACTCGATGCGGTCGAGGTGTTGCACCCCAGTCATCCGCCGTCGTTGTCTCAGCGTCTCTTCGACAACACCGAGAAGGCGGGGCTGTTGCCGAGCGGCGGTTCCGATTGGCACGGTACGCATGATGGACCGCGCCGGCTTGGCGGACAGCTGGTGCCGAAGATCTGGCTTAGCTGGCAGGAGTCACGCGTCGCGGAGCGCGCCGCCGAACGCGCAACGGGACCTACCGCCACCGGGACCATCTGA
- a CDS encoding dihydrolipoamide acetyltransferase family protein produces the protein MARVDVIMPQMGESIAEGTVSRWLKKVGDNVKRDEPLFEISTDKVDAEIPSPSAGVLMEILVGEGQTVAIQTVVARLETDAAAAALPAAAPSAPATSAPAAAPAAASVVAPTAPVAASAAPTASSAPAGSFEERVRTKSSPLVRKMAAEHGVEIAGMSGSGIAGRVTRKDLDAFLAAKPAATAVPVAGASMHVPAGVEHRGPLPTPWAGDIVEPMSKIRKLTSDHMALAIKVATHVTSFFEIDLTRVARIRAGMRKEFEAQTGQKLTYLPFILQAVCTQLKRHPTLNAAVAGNDVILRKQINLGIAVALDPTGLIVPVLKHADELSLTGLTRGTNDLAARARSKKLSPTDVQDSTFTITNPGVFGSLFGTPIIPVGTTAILGLGAIEKRAKVITGPDGEDTLAIRTCAYFSLSFDHRVIDGADADRFMADLKKTLESVPETGF, from the coding sequence GTGGCTCGTGTAGATGTCATCATGCCGCAGATGGGCGAGTCCATCGCGGAAGGAACCGTTTCGCGGTGGCTCAAGAAGGTCGGCGACAACGTCAAGCGCGACGAACCGCTCTTCGAGATTTCCACCGATAAAGTCGATGCCGAGATTCCCTCGCCGTCGGCCGGTGTCCTGATGGAGATTCTCGTCGGTGAAGGGCAGACGGTCGCTATTCAGACCGTCGTGGCGCGCCTCGAGACCGACGCCGCCGCTGCGGCCCTCCCGGCCGCCGCGCCGAGCGCACCTGCGACGTCAGCACCCGCCGCGGCGCCCGCTGCGGCCTCCGTCGTAGCGCCGACCGCGCCGGTTGCGGCCTCGGCGGCGCCGACCGCGTCATCAGCCCCCGCCGGTTCGTTCGAAGAACGCGTGCGGACCAAGTCGTCGCCGCTCGTGCGCAAGATGGCCGCCGAACATGGCGTGGAGATCGCCGGCATGAGCGGCAGTGGCATCGCCGGTCGCGTCACGCGGAAGGACCTCGACGCGTTTCTCGCGGCGAAGCCTGCCGCGACCGCAGTACCAGTTGCCGGCGCGTCCATGCACGTGCCCGCTGGTGTCGAACACCGCGGACCGCTGCCCACGCCCTGGGCTGGTGATATCGTCGAGCCGATGTCGAAGATCCGGAAGCTGACCTCCGATCACATGGCGCTCGCGATCAAGGTGGCCACGCACGTCACCTCGTTCTTCGAGATCGATCTCACCCGCGTGGCGCGCATCCGCGCCGGCATGCGCAAGGAGTTCGAAGCGCAGACGGGTCAGAAGCTCACGTACCTGCCGTTCATCCTGCAGGCGGTGTGCACGCAGCTCAAGCGTCACCCCACGCTCAACGCGGCGGTCGCCGGCAACGACGTCATTCTCCGCAAGCAGATCAACCTCGGCATCGCCGTGGCGCTCGATCCAACCGGTCTCATCGTTCCCGTGCTCAAGCACGCCGATGAACTCTCGCTCACGGGCCTGACGCGCGGTACCAACGACCTCGCGGCACGTGCCCGAAGCAAGAAGCTCAGCCCGACCGATGTCCAGGATTCGACGTTCACGATTACGAACCCCGGCGTCTTCGGTTCGCTTTTCGGCACCCCGATCATTCCGGTGGGTACAACCGCTATCCTCGGCCTTGGCGCTATCGAGAAGCGCGCCAAGGTGATTACCGGTCCGGATGGCGAGGACACGCTCGCGATTCGTACGTGTGCGTATTTCTCGCTGTCGTTCGATCATCGCGTCATTGACGGCGCCGATGCGGATCGGTTCATGGCCGATCTCAAGAAGACGCTCGAGTCGGTCCCCGAAACCGGGTTCTGA
- a CDS encoding alpha-ketoacid dehydrogenase subunit beta, with translation MSEITYLEAIREALFEEMDRDRNVFCMGEDIGAFGGAFKVTEGLLAKFGEQRVIDSPISEIALVGAAAGAAHMGLRPVVEMQFIDFIANAYDMLTNYVATARYRAFLPCPMVVRGPSGGYVRGGPFHSQNPEAGFLHTPGLKIVYPSTATDAKGLMKAAIRDDDCVLFFEHKYLYRRVKDVMPAGDHVVPIGKARVAREGSDVSIVTYASTVWKALEAADLLAAEGISVEVIDLRSLAPMDDEAIFRTVKKTNRLLIVHEDTRTGGMAGEITARVNETCFEWLDAPVLRVTAADIPLPYAPALEDYVLPQTADIVRAVRRLTAY, from the coding sequence ATGAGTGAGATCACCTATCTCGAGGCGATTCGCGAAGCGCTGTTCGAGGAGATGGATCGTGACCGCAATGTCTTCTGCATGGGCGAAGACATCGGCGCATTCGGCGGCGCGTTCAAAGTCACTGAAGGGCTGCTGGCGAAGTTCGGTGAACAGCGCGTCATCGACTCGCCCATCAGTGAGATCGCGCTCGTCGGGGCGGCGGCCGGAGCCGCGCACATGGGACTGCGACCCGTGGTCGAAATGCAGTTCATCGACTTCATCGCGAACGCGTACGACATGCTCACCAACTACGTTGCCACCGCACGCTATCGCGCGTTTTTGCCGTGTCCGATGGTGGTGCGTGGTCCCAGTGGTGGCTACGTGCGCGGCGGTCCGTTCCATTCGCAGAATCCGGAGGCTGGCTTTCTGCACACGCCGGGGCTCAAGATCGTGTATCCGTCCACGGCGACGGACGCGAAGGGGTTGATGAAGGCCGCCATCCGCGACGACGACTGCGTGCTCTTCTTCGAGCACAAGTATCTGTATCGTCGCGTGAAAGACGTTATGCCCGCGGGCGACCATGTAGTGCCGATCGGCAAGGCGCGCGTGGCCCGCGAAGGCAGTGATGTGTCGATCGTGACCTACGCCTCGACCGTGTGGAAGGCCCTCGAAGCGGCTGATCTGCTGGCGGCCGAAGGCATTTCCGTGGAAGTCATCGACCTCCGCTCGCTCGCGCCGATGGACGACGAGGCGATCTTTCGCACGGTGAAGAAGACCAATCGGCTCCTGATCGTGCATGAAGACACGCGCACCGGTGGGATGGCTGGCGAGATTACCGCGCGCGTGAACGAAACCTGCTTCGAGTGGCTCGACGCTCCCGTGTTGCGCGTAACGGCCGCGGATATCCCGCTTCCGTACGCTCCGGCCCTCGAAGATTACGTGTTGCCGCAAACCGCCGATATCGTTCGAGCGGTCCGGCGCCTGACGGCGTATTGA